From a single Paracholeplasma morum genomic region:
- a CDS encoding DUF1538 domain-containing protein — protein MKNSILYAKIKESFLAVLPVSVIILILIPIVGIGRSDTINFLVGIVFLVLGLALFQIGSIASTVSIAEDIGIYIVRKKSIAIFIFVAFLVGFMITIAEPALWVLADQFKSVISEPALIISVALGVGIFVIIALLRILFQMKLRTLFIISYGLLFSIAFVVSLFKPEFIPIAFDSGGVTTGPMAVPFIMSLGFGISHARGDKASQEDSFGLIGIASIGPIMSVLIMGLFVTPSIPIMDTSTTFKGYLVLNIIQMAIAILPFIGFFAVFQIIAFKFSKKRVIKILIAFLYTYVGLVLFLTGANAGLVNIGTYIGRYFGIEASWILVPLGMLLGLLVVSAEPSVVALNRQVEEISAGAINRKFMMVALSLGVSVAIGLALLRVVTGISIWWILLPGYAITVLLTFFTPNIFSSIAFDSGGAVSGAMTSAFLMPFALGASDVIETSNVLLDAFGLVAFVAMAPLITIQSLGLIASKKHARRIKRQEDDEIIELKG, from the coding sequence ATGAAGAACAGTATTTTATATGCGAAAATCAAAGAATCTTTTCTAGCTGTTCTGCCTGTATCTGTCATTATTTTAATTTTAATCCCAATTGTCGGGATTGGAAGAAGTGACACAATCAATTTCCTTGTGGGTATTGTGTTTTTGGTACTTGGGCTTGCGTTATTTCAAATTGGATCGATTGCCTCAACGGTTTCAATTGCTGAAGACATCGGCATTTACATTGTTAGGAAAAAATCGATTGCGATCTTTATCTTTGTTGCGTTTTTAGTTGGTTTCATGATTACCATTGCTGAACCTGCTTTATGGGTGTTGGCTGATCAGTTTAAATCGGTAATCTCAGAACCAGCCTTAATCATATCGGTTGCACTTGGTGTAGGTATCTTTGTGATTATTGCTTTACTAAGAATCTTGTTTCAAATGAAACTAAGAACGCTTTTTATAATTAGTTATGGGCTATTATTTTCGATTGCTTTTGTGGTTTCATTATTTAAACCAGAGTTCATACCCATCGCATTTGATTCAGGCGGTGTTACAACAGGCCCAATGGCAGTGCCGTTTATCATGTCTTTAGGGTTTGGTATATCACATGCCAGAGGTGATAAAGCCTCTCAGGAAGATTCATTTGGTCTTATAGGAATAGCCTCAATTGGACCGATTATGAGTGTCTTAATCATGGGGTTATTTGTTACACCTAGTATCCCAATTATGGATACATCAACAACTTTTAAAGGGTATTTAGTACTTAACATCATTCAAATGGCAATCGCTATTTTGCCATTCATTGGATTTTTCGCAGTATTTCAAATAATCGCATTCAAGTTTTCAAAAAAAAGAGTCATTAAAATTTTAATTGCATTTTTATATACCTATGTGGGTCTTGTATTATTTTTAACCGGTGCTAATGCAGGTTTAGTAAATATTGGTACTTACATCGGAAGATATTTTGGGATAGAAGCTAGTTGGATTTTAGTCCCACTTGGCATGCTCTTAGGGCTTTTAGTTGTATCAGCTGAACCAAGTGTCGTTGCACTAAACAGACAAGTTGAAGAGATTAGTGCGGGGGCAATTAATAGAAAGTTCATGATGGTGGCTCTATCATTAGGGGTATCTGTCGCGATTGGGTTGGCATTACTAAGAGTGGTTACAGGTATTAGTATTTGGTGGATCCTGTTACCAGGGTATGCGATAACGGTATTATTAACCTTTTTCACGCCAAACATATTTTCTTCGATTGCGTTTGATTCGGGTGGTGCGGTTTCAGGAGCAATGACCTCCGCCTTTCTAATGCCATTTGCACTTGGTGCATCGGATGTGATTGAGACATCCAATGTCCTATTAGATGCATTTGGACTGGTTGCTTTTGTTGCAATGGCACCACTAATTACAATACAGTCGCTTGGGTTAATTGCTTCTAAGAAACATGCTAGAAGAATTAAACGTCAAGAAGATGATGAAATCATTGAGTTGAAGGGGTGA